One Sediminispirochaeta bajacaliforniensis DSM 16054 genomic window, GTGAGATCACCCGCTACCGAAAGGAAACAGGAGCTGTGGAAACGGTGCTGCGTGCCGACACTCCGGGGCAGGAACGCTTGTTATTTTTTACCGTGAGGCAATAGAAGGCTTTGTCCCTACTCGTACCACGGAGACGAGCTCTCCTGAGCTTTTTGATGCCATGCGGTTATTCATGGGGTCCGCAATACACGCTCCATTGCGAATGAAGGCGTAATAGTGTGTTCCCTCTGGAAGGGGCAAGGTTATGGTGAAAAGGCCGGGTATATCCCGGTTTTCGGTCATTCGATACATAAAAGGGTCCCAATCGTTGAAGCTTCCCGCTATATAGATCCTGGAACCTGAGCTTGCCCTGTAACGGAAGGTGACCGCCCCCTCTTTGTTGAGTTCGGGACTTTTGAAAGAAAGAACACTTCCCTTTGGAAGGGGAAGAACCGAAACTTCCAGACCGCTGGGTTCCCTTTCCGTGGCAATGGAAACCGGATCGACCATCCACAGACCGTCTATAATGAGACGATATTTCACCTCCTCTTCTCCCGGGGGAATGGGCAAGAGGCAGAAAAAGACCCCTGTCTCTTCAGCCCCCGCTACCTTTCCTGTGTCGACGATCCTTTGAAAAGGATGAATGGTCTGGTAGGATTCATGGGCGAAAGCTATTCCCACCGACCTAATCTGTCTTTCCGAAAAGCGGTTCGGGGCATAGGTGAAGACAATGGAATCACCATATATCTTTGGCGACTTTGCACTTCGAAGCTCTTGAAGCCAAACATGGAGTGCCATGTCGATATTGTTTCCCTTTGTCGCCTCCTCCTGAGTCCAGGATACAAGCACGGGAGATAGAAGGAGGAAGAAAGAAAATAGAAGCCGTAGCGCGTGGAATATGTTACCTTTCATTGTCTCTTTGTCTATCGGAAGGATGAGCCATGTTCTTGAGAAGCTCTTGCAGCTCTTACAGAGACGAGAGAAATAACACTAACGCGACCGGTGGTTTTCACCGAAACTAACTAAAGGAAGCATATGCCCGAAATCCAGGATATTGAACAGTTCAAATCCAATTTTCTCGTTGTCGGTAATGAACCCTCTATCCTTGCCGGGAAAGGAGAGAAGGTCCGGGATGTCACTCCTCCTGAGTCGGGCTTGAGTGAGGATCTTTCTCTTCTTCTCGACGAGGTTGATCAGGAACTCGGTATCGAATCCGGGCAGGAGGATGATCGTGCCCGGACCTCAGAAGGGCCTGCTGAGATTCCCCTCGATATCGAAGAGGCGGCTGAGGCCTCAGAGGAGACGCCTGACCTTGATGATTTTTTAGCTTCCTTTGACGAACAGGCCGCCGGGATGGATGAGGATTTCTTTGACGAAGAGGTTCCGGAGGCCGGTGGACCCGCCGCAGAGGTGGAGGGACCGGAGGAAGAGCCGACGCCGTGGGAGCCTGAAGCAGAGGAAACTGAATCTGCGGAAGAACAAGAGCCTGAGGAGCTTGAAAGCCCCTTCGAACTCGAAGAACTCGAGTTGCCGGAGATGGACGAGGATCTCTTTGCCGAAGAGACTTCGGAGATCGGTGAGCCTGCCGGAGAGGAAGAAGCGGCGGAAGAAGAGCCGACGCCGTGGGAGCCTGAAGCAGAGGAAACTGAATCTGCGGAAGAACAGGAGCCTGA contains:
- a CDS encoding glycoside hydrolase translates to MLVSWTQEEATKGNNIDMALHVWLQELRSAKSPKIYGDSIVFTYAPNRFSERQIRSVGIAFAHESYQTIHPFQRIVDTGKVAGAEETGVFFCLLPIPPGEEEVKYRLIIDGLWMVDPVSIATEREPSGLEVSVLPLPKGSVLSFKSPELNKEGAVTFRYRASSGSRIYIAGSFNDWDPFMYRMTENRDIPGLFTITLPLPEGTHYYAFIRNGACIADPMNNRMASKSSGELVSVVRVGTKPSIASR